One Serpentinicella alkaliphila DNA segment encodes these proteins:
- the flgB gene encoding flagellar basal body rod protein FlgB has protein sequence MFKDVDILTKGLNASWKRNEVISNNIANVNTPNYKKMEVKFEELLKNQLNNKVLKGANTNERHIPIGNNRDLNYKVSTNKDYSTRRDGNNVDIDIEMADMAKNDIYYRTLSTQLNNKVQRIKLVISEGKR, from the coding sequence ATGTTTAAGGACGTTGACATATTGACTAAGGGATTAAATGCCTCATGGAAAAGAAATGAGGTCATTTCAAATAATATAGCGAATGTTAATACTCCAAATTATAAGAAGATGGAAGTTAAATTTGAAGAATTATTAAAGAATCAGCTAAATAATAAAGTGCTAAAAGGTGCTAATACAAATGAAAGGCATATACCTATTGGAAACAACAGGGATTTAAATTATAAGGTGAGTACAAATAAGGATTATAGTACCCGTAGGGATGGAAACAACGTAGACATAGATATTGAGATGGCAGATATGGCTAAAAACGACATTTACTATAGAACTTTATCGACTCAACTAAATAACAAGGTGCAAAGAATTAAATTAGTTATTAGCGAAGGGAAGAGATAA
- the flgC gene encoding flagellar basal body rod protein FlgC, with product MGIFNAINISATGLSAERLRMDVISKNIANANTTRTANGGPYRRQVVTFATSDNKTPFSKFLNDATKKNVKLKGVEVTGIIDDKTPLKQVYDPGHPDANEEGYVLMPNVDTITEMTNMITATRAYEANVTAMNTIKSMAMKALEIGR from the coding sequence ATGGGTATTTTTAATGCAATAAATATTAGTGCCACAGGATTAAGCGCTGAAAGGCTACGAATGGATGTAATATCAAAAAATATTGCTAATGCAAATACTACAAGAACTGCAAATGGTGGCCCTTATAGAAGGCAAGTAGTTACCTTTGCTACTTCTGATAATAAAACTCCCTTTTCAAAATTTCTAAACGATGCGACTAAAAAGAATGTAAAGCTTAAGGGCGTTGAAGTTACAGGGATTATAGATGATAAAACACCATTAAAACAAGTTTACGATCCAGGCCATCCAGACGCGAATGAAGAGGGTTACGTTTTAATGCCAAATGTTGACACTATTACAGAAATGACTAATATGATTACAGCTACTAGAGCATATGAGGCAAATGTAACAGCTATGAACACAATTAAAAGTATGGCCATGAAAGCCTTAGAAATTGGAAGGTAG